The following proteins are co-located in the Phyllostomus discolor isolate MPI-MPIP mPhyDis1 chromosome 1, mPhyDis1.pri.v3, whole genome shotgun sequence genome:
- the LOC114493261 gene encoding bone sialoprotein 2, whose product MKTALILLSILGMACAFSMKNFHRRAKLENSEENGVFKYRPRYYLYKHAYFYPPLKRFPVQSSDSSEENEDGDSSEEEEEEETSNEEENNEESNENEDEESEAENSTLSATTPGYGEETTPGTGNAGLAAIQLPKKASDVGKKATKKDESDEEEEEEEEENENEENEAEVDENGQGINGTSTNSTETENGNGSSGGDNGEEEGEEESVPDANAEGTTVAGEHDNDGFEPTTPPQEVYGTTPPPLGGTTTTEYGGEYEQTGTNEYDNGYEVYENENGEPRGDNYRAYEDEYGYYKGHSYDSYDGQNSYYHQ is encoded by the exons ATGAAGACTGCTTTAATTTTGCTCAGCATTTTGGGAATGGCCTGTGCTTTTTCA ATGAAAAATTTTCACCGAAGAGCCAAATTAGAGAATTCTGAAGAAAATGGG GTTTTTAAATACAGACCACGGTATTATCTTTATAAGCATGCCTACTTTTATCCTCCTCTAAAACGATTTCCCGTTCAG agCAGTGACtcatctgaagaaaatgaagacgGTGATAgctcagaagaggaggaggaagag GAAACTtcaaatgaagaagaaaacaatgaagagtcaaatgaaaatgaagatgaagaaTCCGAGGCCGAGAACTCCACCCTTTCTGCTACGACACCTGGCTATGGAGAGGAGACCACGCCTGGAACGGGAAATGCAGGTCTAGCTGCAATCCAACTTCCCAAGAAG GCTAGCGATGTAGGAAAGAAGGCTACAAAAAAGGATGAAagtgatgaagaagaagaagaggaagaggaagaaaatgaaaatgaagaaaacgaAGCAGAAGTGGATGAAAACGGGCAAGGCATAAATGGAACCAGCACCAACAGCACAGAGACTGAAAATGGCAATGGCAGCAGTGGCGGAGACaatggagaagaagaaggggaagaagaaagtgTCCCTGATGCCAATGCAGAAGGAACCACAGTGGCTGGAGAGCACGATAATGACGGATTTGAACCTACAACTCCACCACAGGAGGTCTATGGAACCACCCCCCCACCACTGGGGGGAACCACCACCACGGAGTATGGCGGGGAGTATGAACAAACAGGCACCAATGAATATGACAATGGATATGAAGTCTATGAAAATGAGAATGGGGAACCTCGAGGGGACAATTACCGAGCCTATGAGGATGAGTACGGTTACTATAAAGGGCATAGCTATGATAGCTATGATGGTCAAAACTCCTACTACCACCAGTGA